A window of Kribbella sp. NBC_00382 genomic DNA:
GGAGTAGTTGCCGGCGAACACCGACTGCGTGGTGACCGGGCCCTCCTGGACATCGACGGCGTCGGTGATCAGACCGGAGTCGAGCTTGACGGCCAGCCGGGCGGCGATCTCCTTGCCCTCGGCGTTCGACGAGATCAGGATCGCGCTGGGCTCGATCTTGGCCGCGACCTGCTGCAGCGCCTCGGCCTTGGGGGCCACCAGGTACTGCGTCAGCTCGGGGTCGGTCAGCGCGATCACCTTGGTCGCGCCGTACTGGCCGAGCGCGGGCAGCGCGTCCTGCACGTTGTCGCCGATGAAGACGGCGACGGGCTCACCGAGGCGGCGCGCGATGGTCAGCAGCTCCGCGGTCGTCTTGCGGACCTTGCCACCGGTGTGGTCAACGAGAACGAGTACGTTCGACATGAATTGCTCGCCCCTCAGAGGAACTTGTTGGTGGACAGGAACTCGACGAGCTGGGCAGCGCCGCTGCCGTCCTCGTCGGTGACGATCGTGCCGGCCGAACGCGGCGGGCGGGCGGTCACCTCGGTGACCTCGGTCCAGGCCGACGCGGCACCGACCTGGTCGGGCGAGATCTCCAGGTCGGCCAGCGACCAGGTCTCGACCGGCTTCTTCTTCGCGGCCATGATGCCCTTGAACGACGGGTACCGCGGCTCGCCGGACTGGTCCGACACCGACAGCACCAGCGGCAGCGTGCCCTCGATGGTGTCGCTGGCGGTGTCACCGTCCCGGCGGATCGTCACCTTGTCACCGTCGACGGTGACCGACGAGCCGAGCGTGACGCCGGGCAGCCCGAGCCGCTCGGACACCATCGCCGGTACGACGCCCATCGAACCGTCCGTGGAGGCCATCCCGAAGACGACCAGGTCG
This region includes:
- a CDS encoding electron transfer flavoprotein subunit beta/FixA family protein codes for the protein MKIVVCAKFVPDATADRRFRSEDNTVDRAGVDGLLSELDEYAVETALTVKDTAGDGSEGSVTILTVGPEQAADAIKKGLQMGADAGVHVNDDGIHGSDAVATSLILAKALGKLEADLVVFGMASTDGSMGVVPAMVSERLGLPGVTLGSSVTVDGDKVTIRRDGDTASDTIEGTLPLVLSVSDQSGEPRYPSFKGIMAAKKKPVETWSLADLEISPDQVGAASAWTEVTEVTARPPRSAGTIVTDEDGSGAAQLVEFLSTNKFL